A single window of Eucalyptus grandis isolate ANBG69807.140 chromosome 1, ASM1654582v1, whole genome shotgun sequence DNA harbors:
- the LOC104414565 gene encoding zeatin O-glucosyltransferase — translation MEDVSGSVTVIMVPLPAQGHLNQLLELAHLVACYGIPVHYVGSASHNRQAKFRSHVPPSSAASDIRFHDLPTPPIPSPAPSLSSPHKFPSHLQPAFDATSSLSGPVASLIRSLSSGSRRVVVVYDSLMASVVQDAASVPNAEIYEFNPISAFTLCWFTWESIGMAPPPEVEVDIVELIASKGFPSPLDSSTDEFLKFAASQNECKKFHSGCIHNTCRVVEGRFVDLYASATANGTATKHWAIGPFNPVKVPEKRSRRSAHGCMEWLDKQATSSVMYVSFGTTTVLSDEQIREIAMGLEYSGQKFIWVLREADKVDIFSGGGEARIIQLPQGFEEMVAARDLGVVVRDWAPQLEILGHPATGGFLSHCGWNSCMESISMGVPILAWPMHSDQPWNAVLITRVLKIGLIVKDLTSQDDLVKSSSIEGAVKALMVSEEGEEARKRAAELGAAVRGSMDEGGVSRAELGSFMAHICR, via the coding sequence ATGGAAGACGTCTCAGGATCGGTGACGGTGATCATGGTGCCTCTTCCGGCGCAAGGCCACCTCAACCAGCtcctcgagctcgcccacctCGTCGCCTGCTACGGCATCCCCGTCCACTATGTTGGCTCCGCCTCCCACAACCGCCAGGCCAAGTTCCGCTCCCACGTCCCGCCCTCATCCGCTGCTAGCGACATCCGCTTCCACGACTTACCAACCCCGCCCATCCCCTCCCCCGCCCCCAGCCTTAGTTCCCCTCACAAGTTCCCCTCCCACCTCCAGCCGGCGTTCGATGCCACTTCGTCACTTAGCGGCCCCGTTGCCTCCCTCATCCGCTCCCTGTCCTCGGGGTCGAGGCGGGTCGTAGTGGTCTACGACTCACTGATGGCTTCTGTGGTCCAGGACGCTGCCTCGGTCCCCAACGCTGAGATTTACGAATTCAACCCTATTTCCGCGTTCACGCTCTGTTGGTTCACGTGGGAGAGCATAGGGATGGCACCCCCGCCGGAGGTGGAGGTCGACATTGTGGAACTCATCGCCTCCAAGGGCTTCCCGTCCCCCCTCGACTCCTCCACCGACGAGTTCTTGAAGTTCGCCGCGTCACAGAACGAGTGCAAGAAATTCCACTCGGGGTGCATCCACAACACTTGCAGGGTCGTCGAAGGCCGTTTCGTAGACTTATATGCCAGCGCAACAGCAAACGGCACCGCAACCAAGCACTGGGCAATCGGGCCGTTCAACCCGGTCAAAGTACCCGAAAAGAGGTCGAGAAGATCGGCTCACGGGTGCATGGAGTGGCTCGACAAGCAAGCGACAAGCTCTGTGATGTATGTGTCGTTCGGCACCACGACGGTGCTGAGCGACGAGCAGATCCGCGAGATCGCCATGGGGTTGGAATATAGTGGGCAGAAGTTCATCTGGGTACTAAGGGAAGCTGATAAGGTGGACATTTTcagcggaggaggagaagcgaGGATAATCCAACTGCCCCAGGGGTTCGAAGAGATGGTGGCGGCTCGAGATTTAGGGGTGGTGGTGAGGGACTGGGCACCGCAGCTCGAGATCTTGGGGCACCCGGCGACCGGCGGGTTCTTGAGccactgcgggtggaactctTGTATGGAGAGCATCAGCATGGGAGTGCCGATCCTCGCATGGCCTATGCATTCGGATCAGCCCTGGAATGCGGTCTTGATCACACGAGTCCTCAAGATTGGACTTATTGTCAAGGATTTGACGAGCCAAGACGACCTCGTGAAGTCGTCCTCCATCGAAGGCGCCGTGAAGGCGCTCATGGTGTCAGAGGAAGGGGAGGAGGCGAGGAAGAGGGCGGCTGAGTTAGGGGCGGCTGTCCGGGGGTCAATGGATGAGGGCGGAGTTTCCCGGGCCGAGTTGGGCTCTTTCATGGCTCACATCTGTAGATAG